The Miltoncostaea oceani genome includes a region encoding these proteins:
- a CDS encoding ABC transporter permease yields MTLATLRSLMERRTRAALTALAIVLGVAMIAGSLILTDTIDRAFTNIFSSSYTNTDLVVRGTPVVDDAFAGTPTVPASLLPRIEAIPGVAEAGGTLVDFSGTGNTARMLDRDGAVIGGDMPSFGFGVDPAHPRFNPLTLAEGTWASGPGQVVIDVTTASDHDFAVGDTIRVVAEGPVRSYTVSGIARFGDVDSLGGATIAVFDIPTARAVLGKTGFDAIQVAAAPGVPDEALAARIAAVLPDAAGVRTGEEQAAADKQVISEAITFIRGILLAFGGIALFVGAFVIFNTLSITVAQRSRELATLRTLGASRRQVLRSVMGEAAIIGLTASLLGLALGLGLAAGLTALFRAMGLDMPQGDTVFATSTVVVSLVVGTVVTLLAGVVPAVRATRVPPILAVREGAAAAEGGASRRRSVVAGAATLLAAAMLVRGLLADGLGAAERLLMLGGGALALFVGIAVVSSRLVRPIAGLVGWPIARTGVAGELARENTIRNPSRTAATAAALMIGLALVTLVSVLGAGLIGTARSDVTDQVAASHVITSSNGWDPAPTGAGRAVAAAHPEALVSSVREDRALVQGEPVPVSGVDPGTIDRAYAFTWSEGSAASLASLAGDGALVTRTFADDHGLSVGSSLEITSPSGATLTRTVVGVYDPPRLMPVLSPVVISQDAFDDGFPRAKDRYTFVAGADGGTAGIERALTDFPDTTVSTTEDFARDTTAELSTILNMLYVLLALSVVVSVFGMVNTLVLAVHERTRELGMLRAVGMTRRQTRRMVRGESVVTALIGAAVGIPVGIGIAALAVRSLSEWGVRLEIPLGSLLAFAAVAVVVGVVAAVAPARRAARLDVLRALQYE; encoded by the coding sequence ATGACCCTCGCCACCCTCAGGAGCCTGATGGAGCGGCGCACCCGCGCCGCCCTCACCGCCCTCGCCATCGTGCTGGGCGTGGCCATGATCGCCGGCAGCCTCATCCTCACGGACACGATCGATCGGGCGTTCACCAACATCTTCAGCAGCTCGTACACCAACACCGACCTCGTCGTGCGCGGCACACCGGTCGTCGACGACGCCTTCGCCGGCACCCCCACCGTCCCGGCGTCGCTGCTCCCGCGCATCGAGGCGATCCCCGGGGTCGCCGAGGCGGGCGGCACGCTCGTGGACTTCTCGGGCACGGGCAACACCGCGAGGATGCTCGACCGCGACGGCGCGGTCATCGGCGGCGACATGCCGTCCTTCGGCTTCGGCGTGGACCCCGCCCACCCCCGCTTCAACCCGCTCACCCTCGCCGAGGGCACGTGGGCGTCGGGCCCCGGACAGGTCGTCATCGACGTGACCACCGCCTCCGACCACGACTTCGCGGTGGGCGACACGATCCGCGTGGTGGCCGAGGGGCCGGTGCGCTCCTACACCGTGAGCGGCATCGCCCGGTTCGGCGACGTCGACTCGCTCGGCGGGGCGACGATCGCCGTGTTCGACATCCCGACGGCGCGCGCGGTGCTCGGCAAGACCGGCTTCGACGCGATCCAGGTCGCCGCTGCGCCCGGCGTCCCCGACGAGGCCCTCGCCGCGCGCATCGCGGCCGTCCTGCCCGACGCCGCCGGCGTCCGCACCGGCGAGGAGCAGGCCGCCGCCGACAAGCAGGTCATCTCGGAGGCGATCACGTTCATCCGGGGCATCCTGCTCGCCTTCGGCGGCATCGCCCTGTTCGTCGGCGCCTTCGTCATCTTCAACACCCTGTCGATCACCGTCGCCCAGCGCTCCCGCGAGCTCGCGACGCTGCGCACCCTCGGCGCGTCGCGCCGGCAGGTGCTGCGCTCGGTGATGGGCGAGGCGGCGATCATCGGGCTGACCGCGTCGCTCCTCGGGCTGGCGCTCGGCCTCGGGCTCGCCGCCGGCCTGACGGCGCTCTTCCGCGCCATGGGCCTCGACATGCCGCAGGGCGACACCGTCTTCGCCACCTCGACGGTCGTCGTCTCCCTGGTGGTCGGGACGGTCGTGACCCTCCTGGCGGGCGTCGTGCCGGCCGTCCGGGCCACGCGGGTCCCGCCGATCCTCGCGGTCCGCGAGGGCGCGGCGGCCGCCGAGGGCGGCGCCTCGCGGCGCCGGAGCGTGGTCGCGGGCGCCGCGACGCTCCTCGCCGCCGCGATGCTCGTCCGGGGCCTCCTGGCCGACGGCCTCGGCGCCGCCGAGCGCCTGCTGATGCTGGGCGGCGGGGCCCTGGCGCTCTTCGTCGGCATCGCGGTCGTGTCGTCGCGCCTCGTGCGGCCGATCGCCGGCCTCGTCGGCTGGCCCATCGCCCGTACCGGCGTCGCCGGCGAGCTGGCCCGCGAGAACACCATCCGCAACCCCTCCCGCACGGCCGCCACCGCGGCGGCCCTCATGATCGGGCTCGCCCTCGTCACGCTCGTCTCGGTGCTGGGCGCGGGCCTCATCGGGACCGCCCGGTCCGACGTCACCGACCAGGTCGCGGCCTCGCACGTCATCACCTCGTCGAACGGCTGGGACCCGGCCCCGACGGGCGCCGGCCGTGCCGTCGCCGCCGCACACCCCGAGGCGCTCGTCTCGAGCGTCCGCGAGGACCGCGCGCTGGTGCAGGGCGAGCCGGTCCCCGTGAGCGGCGTGGACCCCGGCACCATCGACCGCGCCTACGCGTTCACCTGGAGCGAGGGGTCCGCCGCGTCGCTCGCGTCCCTCGCGGGCGACGGGGCCCTCGTCACGCGCACCTTCGCGGACGACCACGGCCTGTCCGTGGGGTCGTCGCTGGAGATCACGAGCCCCTCGGGCGCCACGCTCACCCGCACCGTGGTGGGCGTCTACGACCCGCCCCGGCTGATGCCGGTGCTGAGCCCCGTCGTCATCTCGCAGGACGCGTTCGACGACGGCTTCCCGCGGGCGAAGGACCGCTACACGTTCGTGGCGGGGGCGGACGGCGGCACCGCGGGCATCGAGCGGGCGCTGACCGACTTCCCCGACACGACGGTGAGCACGACCGAGGACTTCGCCCGCGACACCACCGCGGAGCTCTCCACGATCCTCAACATGCTCTACGTGCTGCTGGCCCTCTCGGTGGTCGTGAGCGTGTTCGGGATGGTCAACACCCTGGTGCTGGCCGTCCACGAGCGCACCCGCGAGCTGGGAATGCTGCGGGCGGTCGGCATGACGCGCCGCCAGACCCGGCGGATGGTGCGCGGCGAGAGCGTCGTCACCGCCCTCATCGGCGCGGCGGTCGGCATCCCGGTCGGCATCGGCATCGCCGCCCTCGCCGTCCGGTCGCTCTCGGAGTGGGGTGTGCGGCTGGAGATCCCCCTCGGGAGCCTCCTCGCCTTCGCCGCGGTGGCCGTGGTCGTCGGCGTCGTCGCGGCCGTCGCCCCGGCGCGGCGCGCCGCCCGGCTCGACGTGCTCCGCGCCCTGCAGTACGAGTAG
- a CDS encoding sensor histidine kinase: MRLLGGTIERVWLDVVVVALFAFWVGEVFLSEDIEGAPVPLIAFSLIWGLPLLARRRAPVLAPALVIAGVTAQALIWPRSVPYSFATFMVIAISAGLLGAALRGTWPRLLGAAGLLVAVIVVVFRDPDGSPTNLLSVIPTLGVAWLIGHLYRVNARRTAELRERAERLERERETEARAAVAEERARIAREMHDVVAHSLSVMVVQAEAAEAMLDTDPERARRPLGAVQDTGRGALTELRRMLGVLREMADEDPALAPQPGLAELDALVGQVRAAGLPVEVSVAGDPRPLPPGIDLSAYRIVQEGLTNALKHAGPARAHVALEYGPRELRLEVSDDGRGHDPSDDGLGHGLLGMRERVACYGGDLQAGPRDDAAGFALRARLPLDAGAAS; the protein is encoded by the coding sequence ATGAGGCTGCTGGGAGGCACCATCGAGCGGGTATGGCTGGACGTCGTGGTCGTCGCGCTGTTCGCCTTCTGGGTCGGAGAGGTCTTCCTCAGCGAGGACATCGAGGGGGCGCCCGTTCCCCTCATCGCGTTCAGCCTGATCTGGGGGCTGCCCCTGCTGGCGCGGAGGCGTGCCCCGGTCCTGGCGCCCGCGCTCGTCATCGCCGGGGTGACCGCGCAGGCGCTCATCTGGCCCCGCTCGGTGCCCTACTCGTTCGCGACGTTCATGGTGATCGCGATCTCGGCGGGTCTGCTCGGCGCGGCGCTGCGGGGCACCTGGCCGCGGCTGCTGGGCGCGGCGGGCCTGCTGGTGGCGGTGATCGTCGTCGTCTTCCGCGACCCCGACGGCAGCCCGACCAACCTCCTCTCGGTGATCCCGACCCTGGGCGTCGCCTGGCTCATCGGCCACCTCTACCGCGTCAACGCGCGGCGCACCGCCGAGCTGCGCGAGCGCGCCGAGCGCCTCGAGCGCGAACGCGAGACCGAGGCGCGCGCCGCCGTCGCGGAGGAGCGGGCGCGCATCGCCCGCGAGATGCACGACGTCGTCGCGCACAGCCTGAGCGTGATGGTCGTGCAGGCCGAGGCGGCGGAGGCGATGCTCGACACCGACCCGGAGCGGGCGCGACGGCCCCTCGGCGCCGTGCAGGACACCGGCCGCGGGGCGCTCACCGAGCTGCGCCGCATGCTCGGGGTGCTCCGCGAGATGGCCGACGAGGACCCCGCCCTCGCGCCGCAGCCCGGCCTGGCGGAGCTCGACGCGCTCGTCGGCCAGGTGCGCGCCGCGGGCCTGCCGGTCGAGGTGAGCGTCGCCGGCGACCCGCGCCCCCTGCCCCCGGGGATCGACCTGTCGGCCTACCGCATCGTGCAGGAGGGGCTGACCAACGCCCTGAAGCACGCGGGGCCGGCGCGCGCCCATGTGGCGCTCGAGTACGGACCGCGGGAGCTGCGCCTCGAGGTGAGCGACGACGGTCGCGGGCACGACCCCTCCGACGACGGCCTCGGGCACGGCCTGCTGGGCATGCGGGAGCGGGTCGCCTGCTACGGCGGCGACCTCCAGGCGGGACCCCGCGACGACGCCGCCGGGTTCGCCCTGCGGGCGCGCCTGCCCCTCGACGCGGGGGCGGCGTCGTGA
- a CDS encoding response regulator has product MIRILIADDQELVRDGFGMILDAQPDMEVVGGARDGHEAIDMARAERPDVVLMDIRMPGLDGISATRRLMGDGDDAPRVLMLTTFDGDEYVYEAMKAGASGFMLKDVRREELVNAVRVVAAGDALLAPALTRRLIADFVRRPPPGAGPAGAMAELTDRELDVVRLVARGRSNAEIAAELVVSEATVKTHVARILAKLGLRDRVQVVVAAYESGFVQPGEG; this is encoded by the coding sequence GTGATCCGGATCCTGATCGCCGACGACCAGGAGCTCGTGCGCGACGGGTTCGGGATGATCCTCGACGCGCAGCCCGACATGGAGGTCGTCGGCGGCGCGCGCGACGGCCACGAGGCGATCGACATGGCCCGGGCGGAGCGCCCCGACGTGGTGCTGATGGACATCCGGATGCCCGGCCTCGACGGCATCTCCGCGACCCGCCGCCTGATGGGCGACGGGGACGACGCGCCGCGGGTGCTGATGCTGACCACCTTCGACGGCGACGAGTACGTCTACGAGGCGATGAAGGCCGGCGCCAGCGGGTTCATGCTGAAGGACGTCCGCCGCGAGGAGCTGGTCAACGCGGTCCGGGTGGTGGCGGCGGGCGACGCCCTGCTCGCCCCGGCGCTCACCCGCCGCCTGATCGCCGACTTCGTGCGCCGTCCCCCGCCGGGGGCCGGCCCCGCCGGGGCGATGGCGGAGCTGACCGACCGCGAGCTCGACGTGGTGCGGCTCGTCGCGCGCGGGCGGTCCAACGCCGAGATCGCCGCGGAGCTGGTGGTCAGCGAGGCGACCGTGAAGACGCACGTGGCGCGCATCCTCGCCAAGCTCGGGTTGCGCGACCGGGTGCAGGTCGTCGTGGCGGCCTACGAGTCCGGCTTCGTCCAGCCGGGCGAGGGCTGA
- a CDS encoding GNAT family N-acetyltransferase, with protein sequence MARRHADEPDPTALRAGAPRDAAAIAALIRRENHRPADEAAIAASLASAPSLVAVEDDELVGFFYGRPFAPDIVEMQNMLIAARHRGRGLGRRMVARTEQDLRDAGYRAAIGANSVLHPGTTPERCMTARAFWVRMGWHIILATGGSVVLVRWLGHEPATP encoded by the coding sequence GTGGCGCGACGCCACGCCGACGAGCCCGACCCGACCGCCCTGCGCGCGGGCGCGCCACGGGACGCCGCCGCGATCGCCGCCCTCATCCGGCGCGAGAACCACCGGCCCGCCGACGAGGCGGCCATCGCCGCGAGCCTGGCCTCGGCGCCGAGCCTCGTCGCCGTCGAGGACGACGAGCTCGTCGGGTTCTTCTACGGGCGCCCGTTCGCCCCCGACATCGTCGAGATGCAGAACATGCTCATCGCGGCCCGCCACCGCGGACGCGGACTGGGGCGGAGGATGGTCGCCCGGACGGAGCAGGACCTGCGGGACGCGGGCTACCGCGCGGCGATCGGGGCCAACTCGGTGCTGCACCCGGGCACGACCCCCGAGCGGTGCATGACCGCCCGCGCCTTCTGGGTGCGGATGGGGTGGCACATCATCCTCGCGACCGGCGGGTCGGTGGTCCTGGTGCGGTGGCTCGGTCACGAGCCCGCCACGCCGTAG
- the murI gene encoding glutamate racemase — MASGARQAIGVFDSGVGGLTVLGACLDALPQEDFVYFGDTGFFPYGDKDPAVVRSRTLAIGRWVAAQGAKLVVVACNTATAVALPDLQRELDAPVIGVIRPEVHAAVRATRNRRIGVLATEATTRSGAYPRMIHAHDAGVSVTGVACPDLATVVQNGEPLGDRVAGIVAGCAAPLVAAGVDTVILGCTHFPAVAPLLRAELPGVTLIEGRAEMAQEVAGTLHRRHAARAAGRRGTRRYACSGDTAAFRVLAERILGVPIAAVEAVDPGAAGSGGGGGPLGG, encoded by the coding sequence GTGGCGTCAGGGGCCCGTCAGGCGATCGGCGTGTTCGACTCCGGCGTGGGCGGGCTGACCGTCCTCGGGGCGTGCCTCGACGCGTTGCCGCAGGAGGACTTCGTCTACTTCGGCGACACCGGCTTCTTCCCCTACGGCGACAAGGACCCGGCGGTCGTGCGGTCCCGTACCCTCGCGATCGGGCGCTGGGTGGCGGCCCAGGGGGCGAAGCTCGTGGTGGTCGCGTGCAACACGGCGACGGCGGTGGCCCTCCCCGACCTCCAGCGGGAGCTCGACGCGCCGGTGATCGGGGTGATCCGGCCGGAGGTGCACGCGGCGGTCCGCGCGACGCGCAACCGCCGGATCGGCGTGCTGGCGACGGAGGCGACGACCCGCTCCGGCGCCTACCCGCGGATGATCCACGCCCACGACGCGGGCGTGAGCGTGACCGGCGTCGCCTGCCCCGACCTGGCGACGGTCGTCCAGAACGGCGAGCCGCTCGGCGACCGGGTGGCCGGGATCGTCGCGGGGTGCGCCGCGCCCCTCGTCGCCGCGGGCGTCGACACCGTCATCCTCGGGTGCACCCACTTCCCGGCGGTCGCGCCCCTGCTGCGCGCCGAGCTGCCGGGCGTGACCCTCATCGAGGGGCGCGCGGAGATGGCGCAGGAGGTGGCCGGGACGCTCCACCGGAGGCACGCGGCGCGGGCCGCCGGCCGGCGGGGGACGCGCCGGTACGCCTGCAGCGGCGACACCGCCGCCTTCCGCGTGCTCGCGGAGCGCATCCTCGGCGTCCCCATCGCGGCGGTCGAGGCCGTCGATCCCGGGGCGGCGGGTTCAGGCGGTGGCGGTGGTCCCCTCGGCGGCTGA
- a CDS encoding FTR1 family iron permease: MGESLLITLREGFEAALVVAIVLAAVHRGNRPDMARWVWAGTAAALLVSAAAGVVLHLTVEDLTGVPRLRTFALICLAAAGLLTWMVFWMRRHARGLRAELEGRVEDAVAHSALALAGVAFVAVAREGLETALFLVSSTGAGSPSDVLIGGLAGLVVAVALGVAVYHGSRVVPMRLFFQVTGVLVIVIAAGLLARSVQFLQAAGDLGTADDAVYDLTGFGWLTIDTQSGRFLAGILGWDPRPSVEQVLVYAAYLVPTLVLFLRGARPRRPVPHASAAEGTTATA; this comes from the coding sequence GTGGGTGAGAGCCTCCTCATAACGCTGCGCGAAGGGTTCGAGGCGGCCCTCGTCGTCGCGATCGTGCTGGCCGCGGTCCACCGCGGCAACCGCCCCGACATGGCCCGCTGGGTGTGGGCCGGCACCGCCGCCGCCCTCCTCGTGTCGGCGGCCGCGGGCGTCGTGCTGCACCTGACGGTGGAGGACCTCACCGGCGTCCCCCGCCTGCGCACGTTCGCCCTGATCTGCCTCGCCGCCGCGGGGCTGCTCACCTGGATGGTGTTCTGGATGCGCCGCCACGCCCGCGGCCTGCGGGCCGAGCTCGAGGGCCGCGTCGAGGACGCCGTCGCCCACTCGGCGCTCGCGCTCGCCGGCGTCGCGTTCGTCGCCGTCGCCCGGGAGGGCCTGGAGACCGCCCTGTTCCTGGTGTCCAGCACCGGCGCCGGCTCCCCGTCGGACGTCCTGATCGGCGGGCTCGCCGGCCTGGTCGTCGCGGTGGCGCTCGGCGTGGCCGTCTACCACGGCAGCCGCGTCGTCCCGATGCGCCTCTTCTTCCAGGTGACCGGCGTCCTCGTCATCGTGATCGCCGCGGGGCTGCTCGCGCGGTCCGTCCAGTTCCTGCAGGCGGCGGGCGACCTCGGGACGGCCGACGACGCCGTCTACGACCTCACCGGGTTCGGCTGGCTCACCATCGACACCCAGAGCGGCCGGTTCCTCGCCGGCATCCTCGGGTGGGACCCGCGGCCCAGCGTCGAGCAGGTCCTCGTCTACGCGGCGTACCTGGTGCCGACGCTGGTCCTGTTCCTCCGCGGCGCCCGCCCCCGCCGGCCCGTCCCCCACGCGTCAGCCGCCGAGGGGACCACCGCCACCGCCTGA
- the thrS gene encoding threonine--tRNA ligase, translating into MNVFLPDGSRLELPEGASGYDAAAAIGPGLAKAAVAVRVGDDIRDLALPLHEGDHLQIVTPKSGDDYLYVMRHSAAHVMAEAVQTVVPGTKLGFGPPIADGFYYDFDPPRPLTEGDFAAIEAEVNRIRKAKAPFQRSVMSVADAHAYFSERGDPYKVDQVEELTRQGETEVSLYRQRDFVDLCRGPHVQDTGRLGPVKLLSVAGAYWRGSEKNPQLTRVYATGFTSKADLDAHLERLETARARDHRRVGRDLDLFHFDDFGPGFPFFLPRGMTIVNAITAAVREELDRMEYGEIQTPTMLSSQLWDISGHNEHYRDNMYFSEVDGQEFAIKPMNCPGACLVYRSRRHSYRDLPLRYAEFGHVHRHELSGVLHGLFRVRAFTQDDAHVFCRLDQVKDEVNAILDLTDRFYARFGFDTVELKLSTRPEKATGTPEMWDQAEAALRDALGDREYGLKVGDGAFYGPKIDFQVTDTMGRPWQLGTCQLDFNFPERFDLVYTSADDTEERPVMIHRAITGSIERFLGILIENTGGDFPLWLAPEQARVLPISDRHADYAASVREGLRSAGLRVEVDGRSESVGKRIRDGELAKIPYLLVVGDAEQEAGTVAVRARRGGDRGTPTIAELARLLATEAAEGG; encoded by the coding sequence ATGAACGTGTTCCTCCCCGACGGCAGCCGTCTGGAGTTGCCCGAGGGCGCCAGCGGGTACGACGCCGCCGCCGCGATCGGGCCCGGCCTCGCGAAGGCCGCGGTCGCCGTGCGCGTCGGCGACGACATACGCGACCTCGCCCTCCCGCTCCACGAGGGCGACCACCTCCAGATCGTCACGCCGAAGAGCGGCGACGACTACCTCTACGTGATGCGCCACTCGGCGGCCCACGTCATGGCGGAGGCCGTCCAGACCGTCGTCCCCGGCACGAAGCTCGGCTTCGGCCCGCCGATCGCCGACGGCTTCTACTACGACTTCGACCCGCCGCGTCCCCTCACCGAGGGCGACTTCGCGGCCATCGAGGCCGAGGTCAACCGGATCCGCAAGGCGAAGGCGCCGTTCCAGCGCAGCGTGATGAGCGTCGCCGACGCCCACGCCTACTTCTCCGAGCGCGGCGACCCGTACAAGGTCGACCAGGTCGAGGAGCTGACCCGGCAGGGCGAGACCGAGGTCTCCCTCTACCGCCAGCGCGACTTCGTGGACCTCTGCCGCGGCCCGCACGTCCAGGACACCGGGCGCCTCGGCCCCGTCAAGCTGCTGTCGGTGGCGGGCGCCTACTGGCGCGGCAGCGAGAAGAACCCGCAGCTCACCCGGGTCTACGCGACGGGGTTCACGTCGAAGGCCGACCTCGACGCCCACCTCGAGCGACTCGAGACGGCGCGGGCCCGCGACCACCGCCGCGTCGGCCGCGACCTCGACCTGTTCCACTTCGACGACTTCGGCCCCGGGTTCCCGTTCTTCCTGCCGCGCGGCATGACGATCGTCAACGCGATCACCGCCGCGGTGCGCGAGGAGCTCGACCGGATGGAGTACGGCGAGATCCAGACGCCGACGATGCTCTCGTCGCAGCTGTGGGACATCAGCGGCCACAACGAGCACTACCGCGACAACATGTACTTCAGCGAGGTCGACGGGCAGGAGTTCGCGATCAAGCCGATGAACTGCCCGGGCGCCTGCCTGGTGTACCGCAGTCGCCGGCACAGCTACCGCGACCTCCCCCTGCGGTACGCCGAGTTCGGGCACGTCCACCGGCACGAGCTGTCGGGCGTGCTGCACGGGCTCTTCCGGGTGCGGGCGTTCACGCAGGACGACGCGCACGTGTTCTGCCGGCTCGACCAGGTGAAGGACGAGGTCAACGCGATCCTCGACCTGACCGACCGCTTCTACGCGCGCTTCGGCTTCGACACGGTCGAGCTGAAGCTGTCGACCCGCCCCGAGAAGGCGACCGGCACCCCCGAGATGTGGGACCAGGCCGAGGCGGCCCTGCGCGACGCCCTCGGCGACCGCGAGTACGGCCTCAAGGTCGGCGACGGCGCGTTCTACGGGCCGAAGATCGACTTCCAGGTCACGGACACGATGGGCCGGCCGTGGCAGCTCGGCACCTGCCAGCTCGACTTCAACTTCCCCGAGCGCTTCGACCTCGTCTACACGTCGGCCGACGACACCGAGGAGCGGCCGGTGATGATCCACCGGGCGATCACCGGGTCGATCGAGCGCTTCCTCGGGATCCTCATCGAGAACACCGGCGGCGACTTCCCGCTGTGGCTCGCGCCGGAGCAGGCCCGGGTGCTGCCGATCTCCGACCGCCACGCCGACTACGCGGCGAGCGTGCGCGAGGGCCTGCGCAGCGCCGGCCTGCGGGTCGAGGTCGACGGGCGCTCCGAGTCGGTCGGCAAGCGGATCCGCGACGGCGAGCTCGCCAAGATCCCCTATCTGCTGGTGGTGGGCGACGCCGAGCAGGAGGCGGGGACGGTGGCGGTCCGCGCCCGGCGCGGAGGCGACCGCGGCACGCCGACGATCGCCGAGCTCGCCCGCCTCCTCGCCACCGAGGCGGCGGAGGGCGGGTGA
- a CDS encoding TadE/TadG family type IV pilus assembly protein, protein MPRRPPPRGQATVELVALLPALALLVLVCGWLVAGAYAWSLAGGAARAGARAAEVGAPVGAAARAVLPGGHARRARVTVDDGGRRVRVRLDVPRPLPFLPVARVTGEAEVAR, encoded by the coding sequence GTGCCCCGCCGTCCACCACCCCGCGGCCAGGCGACGGTCGAGCTCGTCGCCCTCCTCCCGGCCCTCGCCCTGCTGGTCCTCGTCTGCGGCTGGCTCGTGGCGGGTGCGTACGCGTGGAGCCTCGCGGGGGGTGCCGCCCGGGCGGGGGCGCGGGCCGCCGAGGTGGGCGCGCCGGTCGGGGCCGCGGCGCGCGCCGTCCTGCCCGGGGGTCACGCCCGCCGGGCGCGGGTCACCGTCGACGACGGCGGCCGCCGGGTGCGGGTGCGCCTCGACGTCCCGCGGCCCCTCCCGTTCCTGCCCGTCGCCCGGGTCACGGGCGAGGCGGAGGTCGCGCGATGA
- a CDS encoding YdeI/OmpD-associated family protein, translating into MDGEFFASADEFEAWLEANGADADEVLVRMAKKHTGVASLDWAGAVDVALCFGWIDGRSKRIDDDWFVQRFTPRRPRSTWSKVNRRKVEALIAAGRMRPAGLAEVERAKADGRWEAAYDGMATSTVPDDLAAALEAAGLTDAFSALGGQNRYAILHRVQTARTAETRARRIAKYVGMLADGETPH; encoded by the coding sequence GTGGACGGGGAGTTCTTCGCGAGCGCCGACGAGTTCGAAGCCTGGCTCGAGGCCAACGGCGCCGACGCCGACGAGGTGCTCGTCCGGATGGCCAAGAAGCACACCGGTGTCGCGTCGCTCGACTGGGCCGGCGCGGTCGACGTGGCGCTGTGCTTCGGCTGGATCGACGGGCGCTCGAAGCGCATCGACGACGACTGGTTCGTGCAGCGCTTCACGCCGCGTCGCCCACGGAGCACGTGGTCGAAGGTCAACCGCCGGAAGGTCGAGGCGCTGATCGCGGCGGGCCGGATGCGGCCCGCCGGCCTGGCCGAGGTCGAACGGGCCAAGGCCGACGGCCGCTGGGAGGCCGCGTACGACGGCATGGCCACCTCCACGGTGCCCGATGACCTCGCCGCGGCGCTCGAGGCGGCGGGCCTCACCGACGCGTTCTCGGCGCTCGGCGGCCAGAACCGCTACGCGATCCTCCACCGCGTGCAGACGGCCCGGACGGCCGAGACACGCGCGCGCAGGATCGCGAAGTACGTCGGGATGCTCGCGGACGGCGAGACGCCCCACTGA
- a CDS encoding transglycosylase SLT domain-containing protein has translation MPLVLVAGVLVLLAAVAAFALGRVPLAAARAQTAADLAALSGARELWAGLGAADAQGPAERAAVAARIRRVAGAAAAGSGGRLESVALGDGVWPPTAVQVVVSAPGPHGTRVRATARAGLVVGRGAVASPTGWATGGGYSGPLVHRDGRPMCPAVAAAFDLMDAAARAEGIDLVVTSGFRSDAEQAVLFARHPDPRWVAPPGRSRHRDATELDLNMAGGDGAHAWLAVNGGRFGFVQRYSWEPWHWGYVPGCGAAGERDGGDDATAAAGGAAALPEWVPAAYREPIVESATREGLAPVLLAALLRSESGFDPRAVSPAGAQGIAQFMPATAAGMGLRDPFDPAQAIPAAARLLAGHMRAFGSIPPALAAYNAGPGAVSRYGGVPPYPETQAYVARILALAGGAAMLTGGGGGVALLRVEGRFV, from the coding sequence ATGCCGCTCGTCCTCGTCGCGGGGGTGCTGGTGCTGCTCGCGGCGGTCGCGGCGTTCGCCCTGGGGAGGGTCCCGCTGGCGGCGGCCCGGGCCCAGACCGCCGCCGACCTCGCGGCCCTGTCGGGGGCGCGGGAGCTGTGGGCGGGCCTCGGCGCCGCGGACGCGCAGGGGCCGGCGGAGCGGGCGGCGGTGGCGGCCCGCATCCGCCGGGTGGCGGGTGCGGCGGCGGCGGGGTCCGGCGGGCGCCTCGAGTCGGTGGCCCTCGGCGACGGGGTGTGGCCGCCGACGGCGGTGCAGGTGGTGGTGAGCGCCCCGGGGCCCCACGGCACCCGGGTGCGGGCGACGGCGCGGGCGGGGCTGGTGGTGGGGCGGGGTGCGGTGGCGTCACCGACGGGCTGGGCGACCGGCGGGGGCTATTCGGGGCCCCTCGTCCACCGCGACGGCCGCCCCATGTGCCCCGCCGTGGCGGCGGCGTTCGACCTGATGGACGCGGCGGCGCGGGCGGAGGGCATCGACCTGGTGGTGACCAGCGGCTTCCGCAGCGACGCCGAGCAGGCGGTCCTGTTCGCGCGGCACCCCGACCCGCGGTGGGTCGCGCCGCCGGGGCGCAGCCGCCACCGCGACGCCACCGAGCTCGACCTCAACATGGCGGGCGGCGACGGCGCTCACGCGTGGCTCGCGGTGAACGGCGGGCGGTTCGGGTTCGTGCAGCGGTACTCCTGGGAGCCCTGGCACTGGGGCTACGTCCCGGGGTGCGGGGCGGCGGGGGAACGGGACGGCGGGGACGACGCGACGGCGGCAGCCGGGGGCGCGGCGGCGCTGCCCGAGTGGGTGCCCGCCGCCTACCGCGAGCCGATCGTGGAGTCGGCGACCCGCGAGGGCCTCGCGCCGGTCCTGCTCGCGGCGCTGCTGCGGTCCGAGTCGGGGTTCGACCCCCGCGCGGTCAGCCCGGCGGGGGCGCAGGGGATCGCCCAGTTCATGCCCGCCACGGCGGCGGGGATGGGCCTGCGCGACCCGTTCGACCCGGCGCAGGCGATCCCGGCGGCGGCGCGGCTGCTGGCCGGCCACATGCGTGCCTTCGGCTCCATCCCGCCGGCCCTCGCGGCGTACAACGCGGGGCCCGGCGCGGTCAGCCGGTACGGCGGGGTTCCGCCGTACCCCGAGACGCAGGCCTACGTCGCGCGCATCCTCGCCCTCGCCGGTGGGGCGGCGATGCTCACCGGGGGCGGGGGAGGGGTCGCCCTGCTCCGCGTCGAGGGGAGGTTCGTCTAG